One Fuerstiella marisgermanici DNA window includes the following coding sequences:
- a CDS encoding YciI family protein: MKYMLLIYGAESGWTEEEREACMIESMEISEELEKQGKWISASPLHSVTTATSVRVREGKQQITDGPFAETTEQLGGYYIIDVDDLDEAIKVAARLPPAKKGTVEIRPLLPLPELPAST; this comes from the coding sequence ATGAAATACATGCTTTTGATTTATGGTGCCGAGAGTGGCTGGACCGAAGAAGAGCGCGAGGCCTGCATGATCGAGTCGATGGAAATCAGCGAAGAACTCGAAAAGCAGGGCAAGTGGATTTCGGCGTCGCCGCTTCATTCCGTCACGACGGCGACCAGCGTGCGAGTTCGCGAAGGCAAACAGCAAATCACCGATGGCCCTTTCGCGGAAACGACAGAACAACTCGGCGGTTACTACATCATCGACGTCGACGACCTGGATGAAGCAATCAAAGTCGCCGCGAGGTTGCCGCCTGCGAAGAAAGGCACGGTCGAAATTCGCCCGCTGCTGCCGCTGCCTGAATTACCTGCATCGACTTAA
- a CDS encoding RNA polymerase sigma factor, which yields MHSAEIEELYRNESRKVFATLIRLLGDFDLAEEATHEAFAAAMQQWPEHGLPDNPASWLVSTGRFKAVDTLRRRAKLNDLQPELSRRLAEIEAANHSVAQQDIEDDRLRLIFTCCHPAIDPKVQVPLTLREVCGLTTEEIARAFLIAPSTMAQRIVRGKAKIRDARIPYTIPLLNDLPSRLEPVLSVIYLVFNEGYSSSSGESLTRADLSDEAIRLARLLVELLPDPEAMGLLALMLLHESRREARMNVDGDIVLLDEQDRTLWNQDFIAEGSRLVEQALRSRRFGVYSIQAAISAVHAEATEASETDWAQIVALYDVLFRADASPVVELNRAVAIAMRDDIASGLAIIDSILYRGDLHDYYLAHSARGEFLRRLGNKDQAKLAFKQALALARLEPERRFLRNKIASTESD from the coding sequence ATGCATTCCGCCGAAATCGAAGAACTTTACCGCAACGAATCTCGCAAAGTGTTTGCGACATTGATTCGTTTGCTGGGCGATTTCGACCTCGCGGAAGAAGCAACTCACGAAGCTTTCGCTGCTGCCATGCAACAGTGGCCGGAGCACGGTCTGCCGGACAACCCAGCATCGTGGTTGGTCTCAACGGGACGATTCAAGGCGGTGGACACATTGCGTCGACGAGCCAAACTGAATGATCTGCAACCGGAACTGAGTCGTCGACTTGCGGAAATTGAAGCGGCCAATCACTCAGTGGCTCAGCAGGACATCGAAGACGATCGCCTGCGTTTGATCTTCACGTGTTGCCACCCGGCGATTGACCCGAAAGTCCAGGTTCCGCTGACGCTGCGGGAAGTCTGCGGGCTGACGACGGAAGAAATTGCACGAGCATTTCTGATCGCACCCTCGACGATGGCTCAGCGCATTGTTCGCGGCAAGGCAAAGATCCGCGACGCCCGAATTCCCTACACCATCCCTTTGCTGAATGATCTGCCGTCGCGGCTTGAACCAGTTCTGTCGGTGATCTATCTGGTTTTTAATGAAGGCTATTCCTCTTCGAGCGGCGAAAGCCTGACGCGCGCCGATCTTTCCGACGAAGCCATTCGTTTGGCTCGGCTGTTGGTCGAGCTGCTTCCTGACCCGGAAGCGATGGGCCTGCTGGCGTTGATGCTGCTTCATGAATCACGCCGCGAGGCACGTATGAATGTCGACGGCGACATTGTCTTGCTTGACGAACAGGATCGCACGCTTTGGAATCAGGATTTCATTGCCGAAGGTAGCCGTCTGGTCGAACAGGCCCTTCGTTCGCGCCGTTTTGGAGTCTACTCGATCCAGGCCGCGATCTCCGCCGTGCACGCCGAAGCAACCGAGGCGAGTGAAACCGACTGGGCACAGATCGTTGCGCTGTACGATGTCCTGTTTCGAGCAGACGCATCTCCCGTCGTCGAACTCAACCGAGCCGTCGCGATCGCGATGCGAGACGACATTGCTTCCGGCCTGGCCATCATCGACTCGATTTTGTATCGCGGCGACTTACACGACTATTATCTGGCCCATTCCGCTCGAGGTGAATTTCTACGGCGACTCGGCAACAAGGATCAAGCCAAACTCGCGTTCAAGCAGGCACTGGCACTTGCCAGGCTGGAACCAGAACGTCGCTTTCTCCGAAACAAAATCGCCTCGACCGAATCGGATTGA
- a CDS encoding HlyD family secretion protein: MPWKSEQIGFEVAGRVAEVIEPNEFVTPQIGSEADERTPGATPLARLDAEELKIAVESAEASVEVAKLNRDANLVTIEQQLPAQIESAKAEAELADIELSRALKLSKQSAISRSELDAARTNAATMKSRLASSNAELAQAKARQLALEAQILQARQQLSEAQRSLRNAVLFRPFPVRSHRSTRFPALM, translated from the coding sequence GTGCCGTGGAAATCCGAGCAGATTGGATTTGAGGTCGCCGGCCGCGTCGCCGAAGTCATCGAGCCCAACGAATTTGTGACGCCGCAAATCGGTAGTGAGGCCGATGAACGGACACCGGGTGCGACCCCGCTGGCTCGCCTTGACGCCGAAGAATTGAAAATTGCCGTGGAGTCGGCTGAAGCCAGTGTCGAAGTTGCGAAACTGAACCGCGATGCCAATCTGGTGACAATTGAGCAGCAGTTGCCCGCCCAGATCGAATCTGCAAAGGCCGAGGCTGAACTTGCTGACATCGAGCTGTCGCGCGCGTTGAAGCTTTCCAAACAGAGTGCAATTTCACGTTCAGAACTCGACGCCGCTCGAACCAACGCCGCAACAATGAAATCGCGATTGGCCAGTTCCAATGCCGAATTGGCTCAGGCGAAAGCCCGCCAGCTTGCCCTTGAAGCTCAGATCCTGCAGGCCCGGCAGCAGCTTTCCGAAGCCCAGCGCAGCCTCCGAAACGCCGTGCTGTTTAGGCCGTTCCCGGTCAGGTCTCATAGATCCACGCGGTTCCCGGCACTTATGTGA